The Candidatus Pelagibacter sp. IMCC9063 genome has a window encoding:
- a CDS encoding DUF2237 family protein, with protein sequence MDNSNKQKNVLGEDLESCSMDPVTGWYRDGCCNTDENDNGTHTVCAKVTDDFLQWLKENGNDLITPRPEHNFDGLKKGDNWCVCADWYARAVKAGHPCKVYIKSTNIKTLQHIDLNALKKNAIDLA encoded by the coding sequence ATGGATAATTCCAATAAACAAAAAAATGTACTAGGTGAAGATTTAGAATCCTGTTCTATGGATCCGGTAACGGGTTGGTATCGTGATGGATGTTGCAACACAGATGAAAATGATAATGGAACTCACACTGTCTGTGCAAAAGTTACTGATGATTTTTTGCAGTGGTTAAAAGAGAATGGTAATGATTTAATTACACCAAGGCCTGAACACAACTTTGATGGTTTAAAAAAAGGCGACAACTGGTGTGTTTGTGCTGATTGGTATGCAAGAGCAGTAAAGGCAGGTCATCCCTGCAAAGTGTATATTAAAAGCACCAACATCAAGACTTTGCAACATATTGATCTTAATGCGTTAAAAAAGAATGCAATCGACTTAGCCTAA
- the folE gene encoding GTP cyclohydrolase I FolE, protein MKNVTDIKDKILEKISKDEAEKAIKTILKFVGENPDREGLVETPKRVIKAFQEYFGGYLINPDDYLEKTFGDVEGYDDMVIQKNITIHSHCEHHMAPIIGTVHVAYVPSEKVVGLSKLARVVDAYARRLQTQERLTMQIANSIYKGLKSHGSAVSIDAEHQCMTTRGVRKEGATTITNYFTGVFRDSQNLQKRFLSYIKD, encoded by the coding sequence ATGAAAAACGTAACAGATATAAAAGATAAAATTTTAGAAAAGATTTCTAAAGACGAGGCTGAAAAAGCTATTAAAACTATATTAAAATTCGTTGGAGAGAACCCTGATAGGGAGGGTTTAGTAGAAACTCCAAAAAGAGTAATTAAAGCATTTCAGGAGTATTTTGGAGGTTATCTAATCAATCCTGATGATTATCTAGAAAAAACTTTTGGAGATGTGGAGGGCTATGATGACATGGTGATACAAAAAAACATTACTATTCATAGTCATTGCGAACACCATATGGCTCCCATTATTGGAACTGTACACGTTGCCTATGTTCCTTCTGAAAAAGTAGTAGGCTTAAGCAAGCTTGCAAGAGTAGTAGATGCGTATGCTAGAAGATTGCAAACTCAAGAACGGTTAACTATGCAAATTGCCAATTCTATTTACAAAGGTTTGAAATCCCATGGATCTGCAGTGAGTATAGATGCGGAGCATCAATGTATGACTACACGAGGAGTTAGAAAAGAAGGAGCAACAACTATCACTAACTATTTCACAGGAGTATTTCGTGACAGTCAAAATCTTCAAAAAAGATTTCTATCCTACATAAAAGATTAA
- the ccmD gene encoding heme exporter protein CcmD, with the protein MIEFLNMGGHAIFVWSSYAIALGLISILFYKTTAKYSKLETSLEKKTTRQVEVQSLPQEI; encoded by the coding sequence ATGATTGAATTTTTAAATATGGGTGGACATGCTATTTTTGTATGGAGCTCTTACGCTATAGCATTAGGTTTAATATCTATCCTTTTTTACAAAACTACAGCAAAATATTCTAAGCTTGAAACCAGTCTAGAAAAGAAAACTACCAGACAGGTAGAAGTTCAGTCTTTACCTCAAGAAATTTAA
- a CDS encoding putative 2OG-Fe(II) oxygenase — MSLKILSPFGPKMAQLSLPKSLVAKINQEVDKIITSSMLSKKYNYSKKLAGEVEQEIEMPNIFVNKFLKKFFEINIKSFVKDVTGKNTKQVKLKNFWVVRQFANDYNPVHFHDGDISGVGYLKLPKNFSKSKKKYSTNGSIDFVHGSRMFLNKSILNHKPKVGDLLFFPNYLMHTAYPFSVEGERRSFSFNAEIDKSISKIFHG; from the coding sequence ATGAGTTTAAAAATATTAAGTCCTTTTGGACCTAAGATGGCACAGCTATCATTGCCAAAATCATTAGTAGCTAAAATTAATCAAGAAGTAGATAAAATTATAACAAGTAGTATGCTATCTAAAAAATATAATTATTCTAAAAAATTAGCTGGTGAAGTGGAGCAGGAAATAGAGATGCCCAATATATTTGTAAATAAATTTCTAAAAAAATTTTTTGAAATTAATATTAAATCTTTTGTAAAAGATGTAACTGGGAAAAATACTAAACAGGTTAAATTGAAAAATTTCTGGGTAGTTCGTCAGTTCGCTAATGATTATAACCCTGTTCACTTTCACGATGGAGACATTTCGGGAGTTGGGTATTTAAAGCTTCCCAAAAACTTTAGCAAAAGTAAAAAAAAATATTCCACGAATGGCTCTATTGATTTTGTACATGGTAGCCGAATGTTTTTAAATAAGAGTATTCTCAATCACAAGCCTAAGGTAGGAGATCTTTTGTTTTTTCCAAACTACTTAATGCATACTGCTTATCCTTTTTCGGTGGAGGGTGAGAGACGCTCTTTTTCTTTTAATGCAGAAATAGATAAATCTATATCAAAAATTTTTCATGGATAA
- the hisI gene encoding phosphoribosyl-AMP cyclohydrolase — translation MFKERKSVKEVEEGKFLSPKFDEKGLIPVITTDVKTKEILMHGYMNEEAFKKTIQTKEAHYWSRSRQSIWHKGKTSGFVQKVLSIRIDDDQDAVWISVDIGDGASCHVGYNSCFYRSILLNESKDPIEMKFEETEKKFDPEVVYKGQPNPTKL, via the coding sequence ATGTTTAAAGAAAGAAAATCAGTAAAAGAAGTTGAGGAAGGTAAGTTTTTATCACCTAAGTTTGATGAGAAAGGCTTAATTCCCGTAATTACTACTGATGTCAAAACTAAAGAAATCTTAATGCATGGCTATATGAATGAAGAAGCCTTTAAAAAAACTATTCAAACAAAAGAAGCTCACTACTGGAGCAGATCTAGACAAAGCATTTGGCATAAAGGAAAAACTAGTGGCTTTGTTCAAAAAGTTCTGTCTATACGAATTGATGATGATCAGGACGCCGTATGGATATCTGTTGATATAGGTGATGGTGCAAGTTGCCACGTGGGGTACAACTCTTGTTTTTATAGATCGATACTTTTAAACGAGAGCAAAGATCCTATTGAAATGAAATTTGAAGAAACGGAAAAAAAATTTGATCCAGAAGTTGTTTACAAGGGACAGCCAAATCCAACCAAATTATGA
- a CDS encoding HAD family hydrolase — MAIQKVIFDVGQVLVKFNPQNLFIKILKDEEKVDFFLKNICTWEWHIQQDLIYDTSKAAGPVIKKYPEYKEAIEAFYGRFLEMIDSVHQENVNLALKLKQKGYPIYLLSNFPGDQFEKYRLQNSFLNEFDDRIISGDVGLAKPDIKIYQLAIKKFNLNPEESLFIDDKIENTKAAEQAGIKTIQLQNPEDLDKEIRKFIDL, encoded by the coding sequence ATGGCAATCCAAAAAGTTATTTTTGATGTCGGGCAGGTATTAGTAAAATTCAATCCTCAAAATCTATTTATTAAAATTCTTAAAGATGAAGAAAAAGTAGATTTTTTTTTAAAAAATATTTGTACTTGGGAGTGGCATATTCAACAAGATTTAATTTATGATACCTCCAAAGCAGCAGGGCCAGTGATAAAAAAATATCCAGAATACAAAGAAGCGATAGAAGCTTTTTATGGTAGATTTCTAGAGATGATTGATAGCGTTCATCAAGAAAATGTAAATCTAGCTTTAAAACTTAAGCAAAAAGGCTATCCAATCTATTTGCTTAGCAATTTTCCAGGAGATCAGTTTGAAAAATATAGATTGCAAAATAGTTTTCTAAATGAGTTTGATGACAGAATTATTTCGGGTGATGTTGGATTAGCCAAGCCAGATATTAAAATTTATCAGCTGGCGATAAAAAAATTTAATCTCAACCCTGAAGAATCTTTATTTATTGATGATAAGATTGAAAATACCAAAGCTGCTGAACAAGCAGGAATAAAAACCATTCAACTACAAAATCCAGAAGATTTAGATAAAGAAATAAGAAAATTTATTGATTTATAA